GATTCTAGCTACGCTCTTAGTTTCTGGATTGAATCTCTCAGCGACTCACGCAAACAAGTCTCGCTAGTCTCGGTCGGCAACGATTCTCTTGGTTTCAAAATAACCCAATGCCCCAAAAACACCCAACAAATTTGCATGAGAATTTTAGATAAAAATGATTCGACCTCTATAGATTCGACAATTTACTGCAGTGAAAAAATTTTTGATAGCAAACGCCACCACTTATCGATAGTTATCCACAAAGACCTTGTGATGATCGCAATAGATGGCAAAACAGTCTACGAAACCAGTATGGATTTAACAATGAATTTCTTTAAGGCGCTTCGATACTCGATAATTGGCGATATTCCAATGAAAGATTTTATCGTGTACAAAATGGACAAAGACATTCGCACCCCCAAAGACAACGACTGGACACGCCTCAAGGCATGGCTTATGGCATTTTATGAACTTCAAGCCTCTGTTTCATCAGATAAATGATGCGATTTACAAATTTTGACGCTAAATTTCGCAATTTTTTCGGTTACGAATCGTGAAAATTGAGGTTTGTTTAATTTTATAAGAAAAATTTAAGTTTTATAACATATTTGTGGACAAAAATTGGAAAATGAGCGCTGTTTAAAAATTTTAAATTTGGCGCCATGATTAATTTTATCAAGTCTATTTACTCCGGTTTGTGCATCGGGCTCGGCGGAACGGTTTACCTTTCTTGCGACAATAAGATTCTCGGATCATTCTTGTTCGGACTCGGTCTTTTTACGATTTTGAATTTCGGATTCAACCTTTTTACGGGTAAGGTCGGCTATTTCGTCAACAATAAGATTAATTATTGGGGATTTTTAGGAATTGTTTGGCTCGGAAATTTCATAGGAACGTTCGTTTTCGCGAAGTTAATGGCTGCGACTCGCTATGGTGCGGCACTTCAGGCGAAAGCAAATGCTCTTTGCGTTATCAAGGACGGCGATGGTTTTGCTAGTTTGCTCGTGCTCGGAATTTTCTGCGGGATGCTCATGTTCATTGCAGCAGATGGCTACAAGACCGTAGAAAACCAGGTCGGGAAAGTTTTCATCGTGTTCCTCCCGGTGATGGTCTTTATCTTGAGCGGTTTCGAGCACTGCATTGCAGACATGTTCTATTTCTCGCTTGCAGGCGATTTTTCAATGACAATGCTCAAGGCGCTTGTCGCGATTACGATTGGCAATTCCATTGGCGGTGGGCTCATCCCGCTGATGCAAAAGTTGAACGCCAAGTCCGCAAAAGCGTAAATAAGCGAATTTACACCCTTTTTACAAAGGGTGCCTTGCCAAAAAATCTATATAACTTACATTTCTTTTGCGTTTCTGAGTAATGCGCTGTGGCATCCAAAAATTTGGATGTCTTTTTTTAATTTAAGGAGATAAGCGCATGAAAGATCCATCACAAAACGACATTAAAAATATAAAGATTCCATTTACAAAAATAATCAATGACGAATAATCAAAAATTGATTATATTATGTATAATGTGACCGTAACAAAACGGGCTCAGAAAAATGCAATGACTATGCCTAAAGCTGTACAAAATAAGTTTAAGGCTCTTCTGCAATCATTGAAAGTTTCTGGTCCGATTCAACCACTATTTTGGCATTACTCAAAACTTGGAAACGAGACATACCATTGTCATCTCGCTTTAAATTGGGTAGCATGCTGGACTTGTAAAGACGGATCTATAAATATAGAGGTGTACTATGCTGGCAGTCGTGAAAAGGCCCCGTATTGAAATCAGAGCGAAACATATTCCTGCCCCACTTGTACGCTTTTTGCGTGACACTTATAAACCCGAAAATGTAATTGTTAGCGACGACAACGAATCTGAACCGTTTGAACAAACGGAATGGTTTAAATCGCTTGATACTACACCAGGGGAAATGATTGTCGCAAATAGGGATTTGCGCAATTGGTCTCAAGTGACTCTTGCTGAAAAACTCGGTATTCAGGTGCAGAATCTTTGCGCTATGGAAAACGGTCGAAGAACAGTATCTCGAAAAATGGCTGTTAAGCTCGGTGAAATTTTTGGCACTGATCCTGCCGCATTTTTTGATTTCGAAAAATGACAAAGAAAAAGCGCAGTCCACGAGGGATTGCGCTTTTTTTCGTGAAATAATGGATTCCCTCCTTTTGGTCGAGAATGACGATTCTAAGGATGAATTGTCAAGAGGGACCGTGGAGGAAACGTTTATCCGAGGTCTTTGATGACCATGATG
This is a stretch of genomic DNA from Fibrobacter sp. UWB13. It encodes these proteins:
- a CDS encoding helix-turn-helix transcriptional regulator; the encoded protein is MLAVVKRPRIEIRAKHIPAPLVRFLRDTYKPENVIVSDDNESEPFEQTEWFKSLDTTPGEMIVANRDLRNWSQVTLAEKLGIQVQNLCAMENGRRTVSRKMAVKLGEIFGTDPAAFFDFEK
- a CDS encoding formate/nitrite transporter family protein, translating into MINFIKSIYSGLCIGLGGTVYLSCDNKILGSFLFGLGLFTILNFGFNLFTGKVGYFVNNKINYWGFLGIVWLGNFIGTFVFAKLMAATRYGAALQAKANALCVIKDGDGFASLLVLGIFCGMLMFIAADGYKTVENQVGKVFIVFLPVMVFILSGFEHCIADMFYFSLAGDFSMTMLKALVAITIGNSIGGGLIPLMQKLNAKSAKA